One part of the uncultured Celeribacter sp. genome encodes these proteins:
- a CDS encoding TIGR00282 family metallophosphoesterase — protein sequence MKILFLGDIVGSAGRKAVIDRVPQLRADWGLDFVVVNGENSTNGMGLSGEHAKSLLEAGVDCLTLGDHAFDQKDMMQFCEREIRIIRPINFAKAAPGRGVRIFEDRRGRRILVAQVLGQVFMKRAYDDPFSALDQVFMTHKLGGSIQAALIDVHCEATSEKMAMGHFCDGKASVVVGTHTHVCTGDAQILPGGTAYLTDAGMCGDYNSVIGMNKAEPMRRFVTGMAKGRFEPAKGEVTLAGVYVETDDKTGLATRVKQIRDGGRLEASHP from the coding sequence ATGAAAATCTTGTTTCTCGGAGATATTGTCGGTAGCGCGGGCCGAAAGGCCGTTATCGACCGTGTGCCGCAACTGCGGGCTGATTGGGGTCTCGATTTCGTCGTGGTGAATGGCGAAAACTCGACCAATGGCATGGGGTTGTCCGGCGAACATGCCAAAAGCCTGCTGGAGGCCGGGGTGGATTGCCTCACATTGGGGGATCATGCCTTTGACCAGAAGGACATGATGCAGTTCTGCGAACGTGAAATCCGCATCATTCGCCCGATCAATTTTGCCAAGGCTGCGCCCGGACGTGGCGTGCGCATTTTCGAAGACCGCCGTGGGCGGCGCATTCTGGTGGCGCAGGTTCTGGGGCAGGTCTTCATGAAACGGGCCTACGATGATCCGTTTTCCGCATTGGATCAGGTGTTCATGACGCATAAGCTGGGCGGGTCCATTCAGGCCGCGCTGATTGACGTGCATTGTGAAGCGACGTCGGAAAAAATGGCCATGGGGCATTTCTGCGACGGCAAGGCGTCCGTGGTGGTGGGCACCCACACCCATGTTTGCACCGGTGATGCGCAGATCCTGCCCGGCGGCACGGCCTATCTGACTGACGCGGGGATGTGTGGCGACTACAATTCGGTGATCGGCATGAACAAGGCCGAGCCGATGCGCCGCTTTGTCACCGGCATGGCCAAGGGGCGTTTCGAACCGGCAAAGGGCGAGGTCACGCTGGCCGGGGTCTATGTCGAAACCGATGATAAAACCGGGCTGGCGACGCGGGTCAAACAGATCCGCGATGGCGGCCGGTTAGAAGCAAGCCACCCGTAA
- a CDS encoding HpcH/HpaI aldolase/citrate lyase family protein produces MTPMPDVALPKNLFKARLKSGEQQFGAWHSLGSALDAEVLAAAGYDWVLIDSEHGPMEVYDVLARLQALSGYTDCAPVVRISTLDTALIKRHLDQGAQTLMVPMINSAQEARDAVAAMRFAPEGTRGLNGISRATRFGAVSNYAARAAEELCLIVQVESQAALAQIEEIAQVPGVDAVFIGPADLAADMGYAADLGAPQVRAAVLDGIARLKALGVPSGIVTLDEAALRDYIAAGTRFTALGIDAAWLMRAARDALRRFKTA; encoded by the coding sequence ATGACGCCCATGCCCGATGTCGCCTTGCCGAAAAACCTGTTCAAGGCGCGCCTGAAATCCGGTGAGCAACAATTCGGTGCGTGGCACTCGCTCGGCAGCGCTCTGGATGCCGAGGTTCTGGCCGCCGCCGGTTATGACTGGGTGTTGATCGACAGCGAACATGGCCCCATGGAGGTCTACGACGTGCTGGCGCGACTGCAGGCGCTTTCGGGCTATACAGACTGTGCGCCAGTCGTGCGGATTTCAACCCTCGATACGGCCCTGATCAAGCGTCACCTCGATCAGGGGGCGCAGACGCTGATGGTGCCGATGATCAATTCCGCGCAGGAGGCACGCGATGCGGTCGCGGCCATGCGCTTTGCCCCCGAGGGCACGCGCGGGCTCAATGGCATCAGCCGCGCGACCCGTTTCGGTGCTGTCAGCAACTATGCGGCGCGGGCGGCTGAGGAACTGTGCCTGATCGTACAGGTCGAAAGTCAGGCTGCGTTGGCGCAGATCGAAGAGATCGCGCAGGTGCCCGGCGTGGATGCCGTCTTTATCGGTCCCGCAGATCTGGCGGCGGATATGGGGTATGCGGCGGATCTGGGAGCACCTCAGGTGCGCGCGGCTGTGCTGGATGGCATTGCCCGGCTCAAAGCGCTGGGGGTGCCCTCGGGCATTGTCACCCTCGATGAGGCCGCTCTGCGCGACTATATCGCTGCGGGCACACGCTTTACCGCGCTGGGCATCGATGCCGCATGGTTGATGCGGGCGGCACGTGACGCTTTGAGGCGGTTCAAAACCGCCTGA
- a CDS encoding 5-formyltetrahydrofolate cyclo-ligase — MQLRARARAARREAHDSRGAAACAAATQRLLCYLEVLEPPQDLSRQVIAGYMPIGSELDPRPAMTALSEQATLSVPVVLGAAQALRFDQWTPESPMVEGAYGAKVPQLSVPVTPTVVIVPMLAFDRSGHRLGYGGGYYDRTLAMLRATAPVLALGFAYAAQEVDAVPVEDTDAPLDALVTDTALLQF; from the coding sequence GTGCAGCTGCGTGCCCGGGCGCGGGCCGCGCGGCGCGAGGCACATGACAGCCGTGGCGCTGCGGCCTGCGCCGCCGCCACCCAGCGTTTGCTTTGCTATCTGGAAGTCCTTGAGCCGCCGCAGGACCTGAGCCGGCAGGTGATCGCAGGTTATATGCCGATCGGTTCGGAACTTGATCCGCGTCCGGCGATGACGGCTCTCTCTGAACAGGCTACCCTCAGTGTACCCGTGGTGTTGGGGGCGGCGCAGGCGTTACGTTTTGATCAATGGACCCCGGAGAGCCCCATGGTCGAAGGCGCCTATGGCGCGAAAGTGCCGCAGCTGTCTGTGCCGGTGACGCCCACTGTGGTGATCGTGCCGATGCTGGCCTTTGATCGCAGCGGGCACCGGCTGGGCTATGGTGGCGGCTATTACGACAGAACGCTGGCCATGTTGCGCGCGACTGCGCCGGTTCTGGCCCTTGGGTTTGCCTATGCGGCGCAGGAAGTCGACGCCGTGCCGGTGGAAGACACCGACGCCCCGCTGGATGCGCTTGTGACTGACACAGCGTTGCTGCAGTTTTGA